One region of Macadamia integrifolia cultivar HAES 741 chromosome 11, SCU_Mint_v3, whole genome shotgun sequence genomic DNA includes:
- the LOC122094379 gene encoding protein MOR1 isoform X5, whose product MSEDEKLLKEAKKLPWEDRLLHKNWKVRNDANIDLAGLCDSFTDPKDPRLREFGHFFKKTVADSNAPVQEKALDALIAFLRAADADAGRFAKEICDAIIAKCLTGRPKTVEKAQMVFMLWVELEATEVFLDTMEKAIKNKVPKAVVPAIDVMFQALSEFGAKVVPPKRILKMLPELFDHQDQNVRASSKGLTLELCRWIGKDPVKSILFEKMRDTMKKELDAELVNVTGAAKPTRKIRSEQDKELEPEVASEVVGPGPSEESAADVPQEIDEYELVDPVDILTPLEKSGFWDGVKATKWIERKEAVAELTKLASTKRIAPGDFTEVCRTLKKLIIDVNIAVAVEAIQAVGNLARGLRTHFSGSSRFLLPVLLEKLKEKKPTLADALTQTLQAMHKAGCLTLVDVVEDVRTAVKNKVPLVRSLTLNWVTFCIETSNKAVVLKLHKDYVPLCMECLNDGTPEVRDASFSALAAIAKLVGMRPLEKSLEKLDEVRKKKLADMIGSSGGGGGGLPSTGSAAAASISSGSISSSMAIESSFARKSAASMLSGKKPVHAAPVIKKGGTVKTIVGKKGDAVGQSKAVGSIEPENVEPAEMSLEEIETRLGCLLHADTVSQLKSSVWKERLEAIVSLKQQVEGLKEIDQSAEFLIRLLCVVPGWGEKNVQVQQQVIEIITHIASSVTKFPKRCVVLCLLGISERVADIKTRAHAMKCLTTFSEAVGPGFIFERLYKIMKEHKNPKVLSEGILWMVSAVEDFGVSHLKLKDLIDFCKDTGLQSSAAATRNATIKLIGSLHKFVGPDIKGFLVDVKPALLSTLDAEYEKNPFEQGASAAPRKTVKASDSALSMSAVGLDGLPREDISGKITPTLLKNLSSSDWKVRLESIESVNKILEEANKRIQPTGMGELFAALRGRLCDSNKNLIMATLATLGGVASAMGPAVEKASKGILSDVLKCLGDNKKHMRECTLNTLDSWVAAVHLDKMVPYVTAALTEAKLGAEGRKDLFDWLTKQLSGSSDSSDAFNLLKPAASAMTDKSSDVRKAAEACLGEILRVCGPEAVSKNIKDLHGPALALVLERLKPSGALQDSYDSVRGIPTTLTSKTSSKVGKSSSNGCVDRVSKHGSRAISSRAIPAKVSRLDSIASVHDLSIQSQALLNIKDSNKEDRERMVVRRFKFEEPRLEQIQDLESDIMKYFREDLHRRLLSTDFKKQVDGLEMLQKALPSIGKEIIELLDIFLRWFVLRFCESNTTCLLKVLEFLPELFDMLKDEGCTLTEAEAAIFLPCFIEKSGHNIEKVREKMRELAKQIVQLYSASKTFAYVLEGLRSKNNRTRIECVDLIGFLIDHHGPEIGGQLKSLQLVASLTSERDGEIRKAALNTLATAYKNLGEDVWRYVGKLSDAQRSMLDDRFKWKAREMEKRKEGKPGEARAALRRSVRDNGLDVAEQSGEVLARSISAPIFSRENIVHSEPYVERHQFSRSMASANGPSDWNEALHIISVGSPEESVEGMKVVCHELAQATSEPESSALDDLIKDADRLVACLATKVAKTFDFSLGGASSRSCKYVLNTLMQTFQNKRLAHAVNESTLDTLITELLLWLLDERVPLMDDGSQLLKALNVLMLKILDNAERTSSFVVLIKLLRPLDPSRWPSPASNETFAARNQKFSDLVVKCLIKLTKVLQSTIFDVDLDRILQSIHLYLQELGMEEIRRRAGADDKPLRMVKTVLHELVKLRGTAIKGHLSMVPIDMEPQPIILAYIDLNLQTLAAARMLTPTGPVGQTHWGDSTAHNPSPATHSADAQLKQELAAIFKKIGDKQTSAIGLHELYRITQLYPQVDIFAQLQNASDAFRTYIRDGLAQVERNAAAGRTPSSLPMSTPPPVSLSLSSPKLAPLSPVHTHSLNDAKSVNVKIESTDQSLPSALAEVDRAGNVISLRAPTFPHPELRQHVGDERNDRYPSGVTSGTLDAIRERMKSIQLTAAAGNQESTNKTSMYMNGNETHELQNQIPHGSAPVDAEDSTQTAVLPMDERALSGLQARMERLKSGTLEPL is encoded by the exons ATGTCAGAAGACGAGAAATTGTTAAAGGAAGCGAAGAAGCTACCATGGGAAGATCGTTTGTTACATAAAAATTGGAAGGTTAGGAATGATGCGAATATCGACCTTGCTGGTCTCTGCGATTCATTTACTGATCCTAAGGATCCACGTCTCAGGGAATTTG GTCATTTTTTTAAGAAGACGGTTGCTGATTCCAATGCTCCTGTACAAGAGAAGGCTCTTGATGCCCTAATTGCATTCTTACGAGCTGCAGATGCCGATGCTGGAAG ATTTGCCAAAGAAATATGTGACGCAATTATTGCCAAATGCCTCACTGGTCGGCCCAAGACAGTGGAGAAGGCTCAGATGGTTTTCATGCTTTGGGTGGAGTTGGAGGCCACAGAAGTGTTCCTG GATACTATGGAGaaagcaattaaaaataaagttccTAAAGCAGTTGTGCCAGCTATTGATGTCATGTTTCAAGCCCTTAG TGAATTTGGTGCAAAAGTTGTTCCACCCAAAAGAATTTTGAAGATGCTTCCTGAACTTTTTGACCACCAAGACCAAAATGTTCGTGCATCTTCTAAAGGGTTGACACTTGAGCTTTGCCGCTGGATTGGAAAAGACCCTGTGAAATCGATCCTGTTTGAGAAGATGCGGGATACTATG AAAAAAGAGCTGGATGCGGAGCTTGTCAATGTCACTGGTGCAGCTAAGCCAACCCGCAAAATTAG ATCTGAACAAGACAAGGAACTAGAGCCGGAGGTTGCATCTGAAGTTGTGGGCCCTGGCCCATCTGAAGAATCTGCAGCTGATG TTCCTCAGGAAATAGATGAATATGAACTCGTTGATCCAGTTGATATTTTGACCCCATTGGAGAAGTCAGGCTTTTGGGATGGAGTG AAAGCTACCAAATGGATTGAGAGGAAGGAGGCTGTTGCAGAGCTTACAAAACTTGCGTCAACGAAAAGAATAGCTCCTGGTGATTTCACTGAAGTCTGTCGGACGCTTAAGAAG cTTATCATAGATGTGAACATAGCTGTTGCAGTTGAGGCAATCCAAGCTGTTGGGAATCTGGCTAGGGGTTTGAGGACTCATTTTTCTGGGAGTTCACGCTTCCTTTTGCCAGTTTTACTC GaaaaattgaaagagaagaaaccGACCCTTGCAGATGCACTTACTCAAACGCTACAGGCAATGCACAAGGCTGGCTGCCTAACCCTTGTTGATGTCGTAGAAG ATGTTAGAACTGCAGTGAAAAATAAAGTTCCACTTGTCCGCTCCTTAACCTTGAACTGGGTGACTTTCTGTATTGAGACAAGCAATAAAGCTGTTGTTCTTAAGTTGCATAAAGATTACGTCCCCTTATGTATGGAG TGCCTGAACGATGGAACCCCAGAAGTGAGGGATGCCTCATTTTCTGCTTTGGCTGCGATTGCTAAG TTGGTTGGTATGAGACCCTTGGAAAAATCTCTGGAGAAACTTGATGAggtgagaaagaaaaaactagCTGACATGATTGGAAGTtcaggtggtggtggtggtggactTCCAAGTACGGGCTCAG CAGCTGCTGCTTCGATTTCGAGTGGGAGCATCTCATCATCTATG GCCATCGAGAGTTCATTTGCTAGAAAATCTGCGGCAAGCATGCTTAGTGGGAAGAAACCTGTCCATGCAGCT CCGGTCATTAAAAAGGGTGGGACAGTTAAAACAATAGTTGGCAAGAAGGGTGATGCTGTTGGACAGTCAAAGGCTGTGGGGTCAATTGAACCTGAAAATGTTGAG CCAGCAGAAATGAGTCTTGAAGAAATCGAAACCAGATTAGGTTGCCTTCTCCATGCAGATACGGTATCTCAACTGAAGAGTAGTGTGTGGAAGGAGAGGCTTGAAG CAATTGTCTCTCTGAAGCAGCAGGTAGAAGGTCTTAAAGAGATTGACCAGTCAGCAGAGTTTTTGATTCGTTTATTATGTGTCGTTCCTGGGTGGGGTGAGAAAAATGTTCAG GTCCAACAACAGGTTATTGAAATTATTACTCACATTGCTTCATCAGTGACTAAATTTCCGAAACGATGTGTTGTATTGTGCCTTCTAG GTATAAGTGAACGGGTGGCTGATATTAAGACCCGTGCTCATGCGATGAAGTGTTTGACTACTTTCTCTGAAGCAGTGGGTCCAGGATTCATTTTTGAAAGA CTTTACAAAATCATGAAAGAGCACAAGAATCCCAAGGTTCTTAGTGAGGGCATTTTGTGGATGGTTTCTGCGGTTGAGGACTTTGGCGTTTCACATTTAAAGCTTAAG GATTTAATTGATTTCTGCAAGGATACAGGTCTTCAGTCGAGTGCCGCTGCCACTAGAAACGCAACCATAAAGCTTATTGGTTCACTGCATAAGTTTGTTGGTCCAG ATATTAAAGGGTTTCTTGTGGATGTCAAGCCCGCACTTCTTAGTACACTTGATGCTGAGTATGAGAAAAATCCATTTGAG CAGGGGGCATCAGCAGCTCCAAGAAAAACTGTTAAGGCGTCGGACTCTGCTTTGTCTATGTCTGCTGTTGGATTGGATGGCCTGCCTCGTGAGGATATTAGTGGGAAAATCACGCCTACTCTACTGAAGAACTTGAGTAGTTCTGATTGGAAG GTCCGTTTGGAATCTATTGAATCAgtcaataaaattttagaagaagCCAACAAACGCATTCAACCGACTGGAATGG GGGAGTTATTTGCTGCTCTTAGAGGCCGTCTATGTGACAGTAACAAAAATTTAATAATGGCAACCTTAGCCACCCTTGGTGGTGTTGCGTCTGCTATGGGTCCAGCTGTTGAGAAGGCAAGCAAG GGAATTCTCTCTGATGTTTTGAAATGCCTCGGTGACAATAAAAAGCATATGAGAGAGTGCACTCTGAATACCTTGGATTCCTGGGTTGCTGCTGTTCATCTTGATAAGATG GTTCCATACGTTACGGCTGCATTGACTGAGGCCAAGCTTGGTGCGGAAGGGCGAAAGGATCTTTTTGATTGGTTAACCAAACAACTTTCTGGATCAAGTGATTCATCTGATGCCTTTAACTTGCTGAAGCCAGCTGCCTCTGCTATGACG GACAAATCGTCAGATGTTCGGAAAGCAGCAGAAGCATGCCTTGGCGAAATTCTGAGAGTTTGTGGACCGGAAGCT GTGTCCAAGAATATAAAGGATTTACATGGACCTGCTTTGGCTCTGGTTCTTGAACGTTTAAAACCATCTGGGGCTCTCCAAG ATTCCTATGATTCAGTGAGAGGAATTCCAACTACGCTAACATCTAAAACTAGCTCAAAGGTTGGAAAATCTAGTTCAAATGGTTGTGTTGATCGTGTGTCAAAGCATGGCAGCAGAGCTATTTCTTCG AGAGCTATTCCTGCAAAAGTTTCAAGGTTAGATTCCATTGCGTCTGTCCATGATCTTTCTATCCAGTCTCAGGCTTTGTTAAATATCAAAGACTCAAACAAG GAAGATAGGGAGAGAATGGTTGTACGCCGATTCAAATTTGAAGAGCCACGATTGGAGCAGATTCAAGATCTTGAG AGTGATATTATGAAGTATTTTAGAGAAGATCTACATAGGCGGCTGCTGAGCACAGATTTTAAGAAACAAGTTGATGGGCTTGAGATGTTACAAAAG GCACTCCCATCCATTGGAAAAGAAATAATTGAGCTTCTGGACATATTTTTGCGGTGGTTTGTTTTGCGGTTCTGTGAGTCAAACACGACATGTCTTCTGAAG GTCTTGGAGTTTCTTCCTGAACTTTTTGATATGTTGAAAGATGAGGGTTGTACTCTTACTGAAGCAGAAGCAGCCATTTTTCTTCCATGCTTCATAGAGAAG TCTGGACATAACATTGAGAAAGTACGGGAAAAAATGCGGGAACTTGCGAAACAAATTGTTCAATTATATTCAGCAAGCAAGACTTTTGCGTATGTATTGGAGGGTTTGCGCTCTAAAAACAATCGAACTCGGATAGAATGTGTTGATCTTATTGGTTTTCTAATTGATCATCATGGACCTGAG ATAGGTGGACAATTAAAGTCCTTGCAGCTTGTTGCTAGCTTGACATCTGAACGAGATGGTGAAATTCGGAAAGCTGCTCTTAATACTCTCGCCACTGCATACAAAAATCTTG GAGAGGACGTGTGGAGGTATGTCGGGAAGCTGTCTGATGCTCAGAGAAGCATGTTGGATGATAGATTTAAGTGGAAG GCCcgtgagatggagaaaaggaaggaagGGAAACCAGGGGAAGCTAGAGCTGCTTTGAGGCGTTCTGTTAGGGACAATGG GCTAGATGTAGCGGAGCAGAGTGGGGAAGTTCTTGCACGCTCTATTTCGGCCCCAATCTTTTCAAG GGAAAACATTGTTCATTCTGAACCTTACGTGGAGAGGCATCAATTCAGCCGTTCAATGGCTAGTGCAAATGGCCCATCAGACTGGAACGAGGCTCTGCATATCATCTCAGTTGGCTCCCCTGAAGAG TCGGTCGAGGGTATGAAAGTGGTTTGTCATGAGTTGGCACAGGCTACTAGCGAACCTGAAAGCAGTGCATTGGATGATCTGATCAAAGATGCAGATAGACTTGTTGCATGCCTGGCAACCAAG GTGGCCAAGAcctttgatttcagtttgggtGGAGCTTCCTCAAGGTCATGTAAATATGTCTTGAACACACTCATGCAG ACTTTCCAGAATAAAAGGCTTGCCCATGCTGTGAATGAGAGTACACTTGATACCCTTATCACTGAACTTCTGCTTTGGCTTTTAGATGAAAGAGTTCCACTTATGGATGATGGTAGTCAGCTTCTAAAAGCATTGAATGTTCTGATGCTCAAGATTCTG GACAATGCAGAACGCACATCATCATTCGTTGTTCTGATTAAACTATTGCGCCCGTTGGACCCCTCAAGATGGCCATCACCTGCATCAAATGAGACCTTTGCGGCAAGAAATCAGAAGTTCTCAGATCTAGTTGTGAAATGCCTTATCAAACTGACCAAA GTTCTTCAGAGCACAATCTTTGATGTTGACCTTGACCGTATCCTTCAAAGCATCCATTTGTACCTACAGGAATTAGGGATGGAAGAAATCCGGAGGAG AGCTGGTGCTGATGACAAACCTTTGCGAATGGTCAAAACTGTTCTGCATGAACTAGTTAAACTTCGTGGGACAGCAATAAAGGGTCATCTTTCCATGGTTCCTATAGACATGGAACCTCAACCTATTATTCTTGCCTACATTGACCTTAATCTGCAG ACACTTGCTGCAGCTAGGATGTTGACCCCCACTGGCCCTGTTGGTCAAACTCATTGGGGCGATTCTACAGCACACAATCCATCACCTGCCACTCATTCTGCAGATGCTCAATTGAAG CAAGAACTTGCTGCGATATTCAAGAAAATAGGAGACAAGCAAACATCGGCAATTGGTCTCCATGAATTGTACCGCATTACCCAACTGTATCCTCAG GTTGATATATTTGCTCAGCTCCAGAATGCAAGTGATGCATTTCGCACATACATCAGAGATGGATTAGCTCAG GTGGAAAGGAATGCAGCTGCTGGGAGGACACCTTCAAGTCTGCCAATGTCAACTCCTCCCCCAgtttctctttccctctcatCCCCGAAATTAGCTCCATTATCACCTGTACATACACATAGCCTGAATGACGCCAAGTCGGTAAATGTGAAGATTGAATCCACAGATCAGAGTCTGccttcggctttggctgaagTGGACAGGGCAGGTAATGTTATTTCTTTAAGAGCACCAACATTTCCTCATCCAGAGTTGAGGCAACATGTTGGGGATGAGAGGAATGACAGATATCCATCTGGAG TAACCAGTGGGACTTTGGATGCAATCAGAGAAAGGATGAAGAGCATTCAGCTAACTGCTGCTGCAGGGAACCAAGAATCCACAAATAAGACATCAATGTACATGAATGGTAATGAAACCCATGAACTCCAGAATCAGATTCCTCATGGATCGGCCCCTGTTGATGCCGAAGATTCCACTCAAACTGCGGTCCTCCCTATGGACGAGAGGGCACTCTCTGGCCTTCAAGCCCGTATGGAAAGACTCAAAAGTGGGACACTTGAACCCCTGTAA